A window from Thermoanaerobaculales bacterium encodes these proteins:
- a CDS encoding Calx-beta domain-containing protein: AAGYTGADSFTFTVNDGTVTSAPATVSITVTDTSLSVLTIGNAAVTEGDAGSTVVNVTVTLTPASAVPVSVGYATGGGTATAGTDYTPASATADFSPGMVSVDVPLQVLGDLTDEPDESFEVTLSNPVGATLGTPSAGTVTIFDDDPMVDLQGVDLEIAEAAGQAVVQLTLSAPSGFDVTVDYATANGTANAPGDYGAVSGTAFIAAGALSTAVPIPIVNDPDVEPDETFILELSNALNGVLLTPVVTITIRDDDGPAIFGDGFESGDLSQWSVVVP, translated from the coding sequence CGGCCGCGGGCTACACGGGAGCTGACAGCTTCACGTTCACGGTGAACGACGGGACAGTGACGAGCGCGCCGGCGACGGTGTCGATCACCGTCACTGACACCTCGCTGTCGGTGCTGACCATCGGCAATGCCGCGGTCACGGAGGGTGACGCCGGCTCGACGGTCGTCAACGTGACGGTCACCCTGACGCCGGCGAGCGCCGTTCCGGTCAGCGTCGGCTACGCGACCGGCGGCGGCACTGCCACCGCCGGGACCGACTACACCCCGGCCTCCGCAACGGCCGACTTCTCGCCCGGAATGGTCTCGGTCGACGTGCCCCTGCAGGTGCTCGGTGACCTCACCGATGAGCCGGATGAGAGCTTCGAGGTGACGCTGTCGAACCCGGTTGGGGCGACCCTCGGGACGCCCTCCGCCGGCACGGTCACCATCTTCGACGACGATCCGATGGTCGATCTCCAGGGCGTCGATCTCGAGATCGCGGAGGCTGCCGGTCAGGCGGTGGTGCAGTTGACCCTGTCCGCGCCGAGCGGCTTCGACGTCACCGTCGACTACGCCACGGCGAACGGCACCGCGAATGCGCCCGGCGACTACGGCGCGGTCAGCGGCACGGCCTTCATCGCCGCGGGGGCCCTGTCGACCGCGGTTCCGATCCCGATCGTCAACGACCCCGACGTCGAGCCGGACGAGACCTTTATCCTCGAGCTCTCGAACGCGCTCAACGGGGTGCTGCTCACGCCGGTGGTGACGATCACCATTCGTGACGACGACGGCCCGGCGATCTTCGGAGACGGCTTCGAGTCGGGCGATCTGTCACAGTGGTCGGTGGTGGTGCCATAA
- a CDS encoding HAMP domain-containing sensor histidine kinase: protein MSSEGAAAGAGRPWWLALAALAMLTPWAGQQLPVWAAALTAVLLLVLARPRGVGWLPWLAVGVGLAAAVVGPGRLPTESRLTGQLDDHVHDLVRAAERSAAEPELLRLFAASGEALDPLEPFAIIDRAAGGRPGRTVFLADDRGLLVAWGGEERAYPHGVRPLGERRPGVVWSARGAVLYVREPVLVDGRLVGAVTVADWTPLDGRVVWGMRAPLGRSLALGLQAPGNRVIRPPSAAGIEVPVGLGAADGRRGAICALAWLVLVAAALWRRPQMAWLVVLAASVAFLARPAAGPGVGGAVIALAAGFAAGRSARALPGRWARLLVAAFVLALMAWVLGAEGLPLSPLPPHLLRPGWGGIWVLALALAVAGWPGLAGRGSLRLELRLAVAGGIALLGLALEAARVPIELSRAVRGGASVVLPRGDVDLAAVLPAPPAACRLDDAAPVLAERWGLTRWQTPSQLRLVDAASAELSVWGDLSPAGDDVRRIRQWRLQQPPGARLELWVATEPWGVLADWESGAPLGAARLRPVWFAALTRSGTVAATLHPEIAGLDAATAGGLYHAGGGWARVNVGGDRALSRLERRGEWLVAAIGRHPAPVVWVLRTAIAGLWAMAGLLVALPPIVRREQLSTFGGRLRLLVAGGVVVPLAVLTVFLQLRLQREAERFDQVVGLDALGAARYTANQLSGGFAVDDGIARWVSAGWGGEVLLFDKAEVVAASRRDLLATEALPLLPPAAGLRSYLIGRDDPVVVRSGGTLVAAGPIELEGRRLLLELIRLDPRLEESSLAPVDWLLTGALLAAMLALALTSRIERRLSVSLRDLVLLSRRLLHGEPLPEVRRPVETDLAEVLDAVRSMNEEVRRRESSLRSQEELLRITLSTLAPAVIVLEPGGELRFSNPSAEALRAEHGRRLLEVIHAVAGRGSPDAAPLAETVQPVPGRELTWRVGVAGVPLPDGSRGLVAVVDDVTDVVRIDRLRQLNQLARIVAHEVKNPLTPIRLWVQELEAARRAGHPDFESLAGDACREISLQVDRLQDTANSFSNLVALEHWDAEVVDLGALVTDTLGGLTIYRRRGIELVADLPEGGGCEVRADRRWLQRALGNLVKNSVDAIGDGRGEVRVQVRRSEDVVTLAVADTAGGLPDRQLQDLFSPHFSTTTAGSGLGLALVRQVVARCQGRVTAVNGERGLIVRLELPAAAASL, encoded by the coding sequence ATGAGCAGCGAGGGAGCCGCCGCCGGCGCCGGACGTCCGTGGTGGCTCGCGCTGGCCGCGCTGGCGATGCTGACCCCGTGGGCGGGCCAGCAGCTGCCGGTGTGGGCAGCTGCGCTGACCGCCGTGCTGCTGTTGGTGCTGGCCCGCCCGCGGGGCGTCGGCTGGCTGCCGTGGCTGGCGGTCGGCGTGGGGCTGGCGGCGGCGGTTGTCGGTCCGGGGCGGCTGCCGACGGAGTCGCGGCTGACTGGCCAGCTCGACGACCACGTGCACGACCTGGTCCGCGCCGCCGAGCGCTCGGCGGCCGAGCCCGAGCTGCTGCGGCTGTTCGCGGCGAGCGGCGAGGCCCTCGACCCGCTCGAGCCCTTCGCCATCATCGACCGGGCGGCGGGCGGCAGGCCGGGGCGGACGGTCTTCCTCGCCGACGACCGCGGTTTGCTGGTCGCCTGGGGCGGCGAGGAGCGGGCGTACCCGCACGGGGTGCGGCCGCTCGGCGAGCGGCGGCCGGGCGTGGTGTGGTCGGCGCGCGGCGCCGTGCTCTACGTGCGCGAGCCGGTGCTGGTCGACGGTCGGCTGGTCGGCGCAGTCACGGTCGCCGACTGGACCCCGCTCGACGGGCGGGTGGTGTGGGGCATGCGGGCGCCGTTGGGGCGGTCGCTGGCACTCGGCCTGCAAGCTCCCGGGAACCGGGTGATCAGGCCGCCGTCCGCGGCCGGCATCGAGGTGCCGGTCGGCCTGGGCGCCGCTGATGGCAGGCGGGGCGCGATCTGCGCGCTGGCGTGGCTGGTGCTGGTGGCCGCCGCGCTCTGGCGGCGCCCGCAGATGGCGTGGCTGGTGGTGCTCGCGGCGAGCGTCGCGTTCCTGGCCAGGCCGGCGGCCGGGCCCGGCGTCGGCGGCGCAGTGATCGCGCTGGCGGCCGGTTTCGCGGCGGGCAGGTCGGCGCGCGCCCTCCCCGGGCGGTGGGCGCGGCTGCTCGTGGCGGCGTTCGTGCTGGCGTTGATGGCCTGGGTGCTGGGTGCCGAGGGCCTGCCGCTGTCGCCGCTGCCGCCCCACCTGCTGCGGCCGGGCTGGGGAGGCATCTGGGTGCTGGCCCTGGCGCTCGCGGTGGCGGGCTGGCCCGGGCTGGCGGGCCGGGGTTCGCTCCGGCTCGAGCTCCGGCTGGCGGTGGCGGGCGGCATCGCTCTGCTCGGCCTGGCGCTGGAGGCGGCGCGCGTTCCGATCGAGCTGTCGCGGGCGGTCCGGGGCGGGGCGAGCGTCGTGCTCCCCCGCGGCGACGTCGACCTGGCCGCCGTCCTCCCCGCGCCTCCGGCGGCCTGCCGCCTTGACGATGCTGCGCCGGTCCTCGCCGAGCGCTGGGGACTGACGCGCTGGCAGACGCCGTCGCAGCTGCGGCTCGTCGACGCCGCGTCGGCCGAGCTTTCGGTGTGGGGCGATCTGTCGCCGGCCGGCGACGATGTCCGCCGCATCCGGCAGTGGCGGCTGCAGCAGCCGCCCGGCGCCCGGCTCGAGCTGTGGGTGGCGACCGAGCCGTGGGGCGTGCTGGCGGACTGGGAGAGCGGCGCACCGCTCGGGGCGGCCCGCCTGCGGCCGGTGTGGTTCGCCGCGCTGACCCGCTCCGGCACGGTGGCGGCCACCCTGCACCCGGAGATCGCGGGCCTCGACGCCGCGACCGCGGGCGGCCTGTACCACGCCGGCGGCGGGTGGGCACGGGTCAACGTCGGCGGCGACCGCGCCCTGAGCCGGCTCGAGCGCCGCGGCGAGTGGCTGGTAGCGGCGATCGGCCGCCATCCCGCGCCCGTGGTGTGGGTGCTGCGGACCGCGATCGCCGGCCTGTGGGCGATGGCAGGCCTGCTGGTCGCGCTGCCGCCGATCGTGCGGCGCGAGCAGCTGTCGACCTTCGGGGGCCGGCTGCGCCTCCTGGTCGCCGGCGGCGTGGTGGTGCCCCTGGCGGTGCTGACGGTCTTTCTCCAGCTGCGGCTGCAACGGGAAGCGGAGCGCTTTGACCAGGTGGTCGGCCTCGACGCTCTCGGCGCCGCTCGCTACACGGCCAACCAGCTCAGCGGCGGGTTCGCGGTCGACGACGGGATCGCTCGTTGGGTGTCGGCGGGGTGGGGCGGCGAGGTGCTGCTGTTCGACAAGGCGGAGGTGGTCGCCGCGTCGCGCCGCGATCTGCTGGCCACCGAGGCGCTGCCGCTGCTTCCCCCGGCGGCCGGCCTGCGGTCGTACCTGATCGGCCGCGACGACCCGGTCGTGGTTCGGTCGGGCGGCACCTTGGTGGCTGCCGGTCCGATCGAGCTTGAGGGGCGCCGGCTGCTGCTCGAGCTGATCCGCCTCGATCCGCGGCTCGAGGAGTCGTCCCTGGCGCCGGTCGACTGGCTGCTGACCGGGGCACTGCTGGCGGCCATGCTGGCCCTGGCTCTGACCTCGCGCATCGAGCGCCGGCTCAGCGTATCGCTGCGCGACCTGGTGCTGCTGTCGCGCAGGTTGCTCCACGGCGAGCCCCTGCCCGAGGTGCGCCGTCCGGTCGAGACCGACCTCGCCGAGGTGCTCGACGCCGTGCGCTCCATGAACGAGGAGGTGCGGCGCCGGGAGTCGAGCCTGCGATCACAGGAGGAGCTGCTTCGGATCACCCTGTCGACGCTGGCGCCGGCCGTGATCGTTCTCGAGCCGGGCGGTGAGCTTCGCTTCTCCAACCCGAGCGCCGAGGCGCTGCGCGCCGAGCACGGGCGGCGGCTGCTCGAGGTCATCCACGCCGTCGCCGGCCGGGGGAGCCCCGACGCCGCGCCGCTCGCGGAGACGGTGCAGCCGGTGCCCGGCCGCGAGCTCACCTGGCGGGTGGGGGTGGCGGGCGTGCCGCTTCCGGACGGCAGCCGGGGGCTGGTGGCCGTCGTCGACGACGTCACCGACGTGGTGCGGATCGACCGCCTGCGCCAGCTCAACCAGCTGGCGCGGATCGTCGCCCACGAGGTGAAGAACCCGCTGACCCCGATCCGGTTGTGGGTGCAGGAGCTGGAGGCGGCGCGGCGCGCCGGCCACCCGGACTTCGAGTCGTTGGCAGGCGACGCCTGCCGCGAGATCTCGCTCCAGGTGGATCGTCTCCAGGACACCGCGAACTCGTTCTCGAACCTGGTCGCGCTCGAGCACTGGGATGCCGAGGTGGTCGACCTCGGCGCGCTCGTCACCGACACCCTGGGGGGCCTGACGATCTACCGGCGGCGGGGCATCGAGCTGGTCGCCGACCTGCCCGAGGGCGGCGGCTGTGAGGTGCGGGCCGACCGGCGGTGGCTGCAGCGGGCGCTCGGCAACCTGGTCAAGAACAGCGTGGACGCGATCGGTGACGGTCGTGGCGAGGTCAGGGTGCAGGTGCGTCGCAGCGAGGACGTGGTCACGCTGGCGGTGGCGGACACCGCGGGCGGCCTGCCCGATCGCCAGCTCCAGGACCTGTTCTCCCCCCACTTCTCGACGACCACCGCGGGTAGCGGGCTCGGGCTGGCGCTCGTCCGCCAGGTGGTGGCGCGCTGCCAGGGCCGGGTCACGGCCGTCAACGGCGAGCGCGGCCTGATCGTGCGGCTCGAGCTGCCGGCCGCCGCGGCGAGCCTCTGA
- a CDS encoding thiolase domain-containing protein — MREVAVIGTGLVTFGEMWSKSLRTLWAEAALNALEDAGVDKVDGITVGCMSPGLFNGQEHLASLLADELGMAGVPAMRVESACASGGLALRAGFAEVAAGLADVVLVTGVEKMTDVDGADATYALGTAADQEWEGFHGITFPGLYAMLARIHMQQFGTTREQLAKVAVKNHANGLLNAHAQYHLKVSVDDVLSSTMVADPLRLLDCSPITDGAAALVIASLDRARELAGGRPLVRITGSGLATDSIALANRGDLSELRAVRLAGERAYAMAGRSPREIHLAEVHDCFTIAEVMAVEALGFFERGTGGQAVDRGLTSLGGKIPVNPSGGLKAKGHPVGATGVAQVVEVVTQLRGEAGQRQVEGARVGLAQNMGGSGGSSVVHILEVA; from the coding sequence ATGCGCGAGGTAGCCGTCATTGGGACCGGGCTCGTCACCTTCGGCGAGATGTGGTCCAAGTCGTTGCGGACGCTGTGGGCCGAGGCCGCGTTGAACGCCCTCGAGGATGCGGGCGTCGACAAGGTCGACGGCATCACCGTCGGCTGCATGTCGCCCGGCCTGTTCAACGGCCAGGAGCACCTGGCGTCGCTGCTCGCCGACGAGCTCGGCATGGCCGGGGTCCCGGCGATGCGGGTCGAGTCGGCCTGCGCCTCCGGCGGCCTCGCCCTGCGCGCCGGCTTCGCCGAGGTCGCGGCCGGGCTTGCCGACGTGGTGCTGGTCACCGGCGTCGAGAAGATGACCGACGTCGACGGCGCGGACGCGACCTACGCCCTCGGCACGGCCGCTGACCAGGAGTGGGAGGGCTTCCACGGCATCACCTTCCCGGGCCTCTACGCGATGCTGGCGCGGATCCACATGCAGCAGTTCGGCACCACCCGCGAGCAGCTCGCCAAGGTGGCGGTCAAGAACCACGCCAACGGCCTGCTCAACGCCCACGCCCAGTACCACCTCAAGGTGTCCGTCGACGACGTGCTGTCCTCGACGATGGTCGCCGACCCGCTCCGCCTGCTCGACTGCTCGCCGATCACCGACGGCGCCGCGGCGCTGGTGATCGCGAGCCTCGACCGGGCCCGCGAGCTCGCCGGGGGCCGGCCGCTGGTCAGGATCACCGGGTCCGGGCTTGCCACCGACTCGATCGCGCTCGCCAACCGTGGCGACCTCTCCGAGCTGCGGGCGGTCCGGCTGGCCGGCGAGCGCGCGTACGCGATGGCCGGCCGCTCGCCGCGCGAGATCCACCTGGCGGAGGTCCACGACTGCTTCACGATCGCCGAGGTCATGGCGGTGGAGGCGCTCGGCTTCTTCGAGCGCGGCACCGGCGGCCAGGCAGTCGATCGGGGCCTCACCTCGCTCGGCGGCAAGATCCCCGTCAACCCCTCCGGCGGCCTCAAGGCCAAGGGCCATCCGGTGGGCGCCACCGGGGTGGCACAGGTCGTCGAGGTCGTCACGCAGCTGCGCGGCGAGGCCGGGCAGCGGCAGGTGGAAGGAGCGCGCGTCGGCCTCGCCCAGAACATGGGCGGCTCCGGCGGCAGCTCCGTGGTGCACATCCTGGAGGTGGCGTGA
- a CDS encoding Xaa-Pro peptidase family protein, translating into MGTRDMRGGNYAAELQSPKVYRKRRKRLAEAVGHGTVVLWGAGDDRGYGDVGTFRQSPDFFYLTGVELPNAVLVLRPEERAEYLFLPPRNEAVERWTGPKWGPGDEAAERLGFDAVLSRDPSEVVLDARRRPVPGFEGRLMGWLSGPGALLWTQLPGVATAAPLPSTHRYLAALRERLPSFEARDIGDHLAGLRMVKDPGEIALMRKAVSATVEAHRRAARAIRPGVREGAVDGAVYAAFRDSGAEGTAFPSIVGSGFNATTLHYDQNVDTCADGELVVVDIGARYGYYCGDLTRTFPVNGRFSDRQRAIYDLVLRAHDRAAAAIRPGVSIFELRKIAYETFERSKLRDSRGGRLGQHFIHGLGHFLGLEAHDPGGDDVPLEPGMVITNEPGIYIPDEALGVRIEDDHLVTADGNVNLAAALPTRAREIEGMMRE; encoded by the coding sequence ATGGGCACAAGGGACATGCGAGGCGGCAACTACGCGGCGGAGCTGCAATCGCCGAAGGTCTACCGGAAGCGCCGGAAGCGCCTCGCCGAGGCGGTCGGGCACGGCACCGTCGTGCTGTGGGGCGCCGGCGACGATCGCGGTTACGGCGACGTCGGCACCTTCCGGCAGAGCCCGGACTTCTTCTACCTCACCGGGGTCGAGCTGCCGAATGCGGTGCTGGTGCTGCGCCCCGAGGAGCGGGCGGAGTACCTGTTCCTGCCTCCCCGCAACGAAGCCGTCGAGCGCTGGACCGGCCCGAAATGGGGGCCCGGGGACGAGGCCGCCGAGCGGCTCGGCTTCGACGCCGTGCTGTCAAGGGATCCGTCCGAGGTGGTGCTCGACGCCCGCCGGCGGCCGGTGCCCGGCTTCGAGGGCCGCCTGATGGGCTGGCTGAGCGGACCGGGGGCGCTGCTGTGGACGCAGCTGCCGGGGGTGGCCACCGCCGCGCCGCTGCCTTCCACCCACCGCTACCTGGCGGCGCTGCGCGAGCGCCTGCCGAGCTTCGAGGCCCGTGACATCGGCGATCACCTGGCGGGGCTGCGAATGGTCAAGGACCCCGGTGAGATCGCGCTGATGCGGAAGGCGGTCTCGGCCACCGTCGAGGCCCATCGGCGCGCGGCGCGTGCGATCCGGCCCGGCGTGCGGGAGGGCGCAGTGGACGGCGCCGTCTACGCCGCTTTCCGCGACAGCGGGGCCGAGGGCACGGCCTTCCCGTCGATCGTCGGGTCGGGCTTCAACGCCACGACCCTCCACTACGACCAGAACGTCGACACCTGCGCCGACGGCGAGCTGGTGGTGGTCGACATCGGCGCCCGCTACGGCTACTACTGCGGCGACCTGACCCGGACCTTCCCGGTCAACGGGCGCTTCAGCGACCGCCAGCGCGCGATCTACGATCTCGTCCTCAGGGCGCACGACCGGGCGGCGGCCGCGATCCGGCCCGGAGTCTCCATCTTCGAGCTGCGCAAGATCGCGTACGAGACGTTCGAGAGGTCGAAGCTGCGGGACAGCAGGGGCGGCCGGCTCGGCCAGCACTTCATCCATGGCCTCGGCCACTTCCTCGGCCTCGAGGCCCACGACCCCGGCGGTGACGATGTGCCGCTCGAGCCGGGCATGGTGATCACCAACGAGCCCGGCATCTACATCCCGGACGAGGCTCTCGGGGTGCGCATCGAGGACGACCACCTGGTGACCGCCGACGGCAACGTGAACCTGGCGGCTGCGCTGCCGACGAGGGCGAGGGAGATCGAAGGGATGATGAGGGAATAG
- a CDS encoding PilZ domain-containing protein — protein sequence MASGPLMDPERRQILFAGIGHNEVHRLVSALEPFPVDFHRIPWADRLLAAVTTREFHLIFAGFPSLGVTIDSFVATLRAGASASREAGLVVLADPRGVAGASRLLGRGVNRVRSRGDSTEAILDAARPLLGVARRVRVRAPVELVAAEPGHLFTARGLTEDLSATGMLVSGPALAPAGATVDFELAIPGEPGPIRGRARVARQTDPLRERVRGVGASFLSFSGRDQERLHAALQAL from the coding sequence ATGGCGAGCGGCCCGCTGATGGACCCTGAGCGGCGCCAGATCCTGTTCGCGGGGATCGGGCACAACGAGGTCCACCGGCTGGTGTCGGCCCTCGAGCCGTTCCCGGTCGACTTCCACCGGATCCCCTGGGCCGACCGTCTGCTGGCAGCCGTGACCACGCGCGAGTTTCACCTGATCTTCGCCGGCTTCCCGTCGCTCGGGGTCACGATCGACTCGTTCGTCGCCACCCTGCGCGCCGGCGCGTCGGCGAGCCGCGAGGCGGGTCTCGTGGTGCTTGCCGACCCACGCGGCGTCGCCGGCGCCAGCCGGCTCCTCGGGCGGGGGGTCAACCGGGTGCGGTCGCGCGGCGACAGCACCGAGGCCATCCTCGACGCAGCGCGGCCCCTGCTCGGCGTCGCCCGGCGGGTGCGGGTGCGCGCTCCGGTCGAGCTGGTCGCCGCCGAGCCCGGACACCTTTTCACCGCCCGCGGCCTGACCGAGGACCTGTCGGCGACCGGGATGCTGGTCAGCGGCCCGGCGCTCGCGCCGGCCGGCGCCACCGTCGACTTCGAGCTCGCGATCCCCGGCGAGCCGGGACCGATCCGGGGCCGGGCGCGGGTCGCGCGCCAGACCGACCCGCTCCGGGAGAGGGTCCGCGGCGTCGGTGCGAGCTTCCTGTCCTTCTCGGGCCGCGACCAGGAGCGGCTGCACGCCGCTCTGCAGGCCTTGTAG
- a CDS encoding Zn-ribbon domain-containing OB-fold protein: protein MFSPARAWREAPQRYRLEAVQCGKCSRILHPPRLVCPACGGREFTDVVLPRTGKVLTYTVVRVPPAGYTEQTPLPIALVELDNGVRVMVQIGDVADPASLSVGMPVRLEFRRVSSDGEAGVIFYGHKAVPA, encoded by the coding sequence ATGTTCTCCCCGGCGCGCGCGTGGCGTGAAGCGCCCCAGCGATACCGCCTCGAGGCGGTGCAGTGCGGCAAGTGCTCGAGAATCCTCCACCCGCCACGGCTGGTCTGCCCGGCCTGCGGCGGCCGCGAGTTCACCGACGTGGTCCTGCCACGCACGGGCAAGGTCCTCACCTACACCGTGGTCAGGGTGCCGCCGGCGGGGTACACCGAGCAGACGCCGCTTCCGATCGCCCTGGTCGAGCTCGACAACGGGGTCCGGGTGATGGTCCAGATCGGCGACGTCGCGGACCCGGCGTCGCTGTCGGTCGGGATGCCGGTCCGGCTCGAGTTCCGCCGCGTGTCGTCGGACGGCGAGGCCGGGGTGATCTTCTACGGCCACAAGGCCGTGCCTGCGTAA
- a CDS encoding PilZ domain-containing protein: MTEARSTAMLPTYQILLTALGHNDVHRLVTLLESFDVDFHRIPWNGRLLAAVRRNAFDVVIAGYPAPDMTVDSAIAALRDADAASRHAGLVLFAEPDATGEAHRLLGRGVNRVVTRTDPDRVIQESVLSLIDVPRRFQVRAPVEISPAADHTTSPAWCHTENLSMSGMLVNCMRPAPVGSLLDFALLFPEEERPIRGRARVARIANPRREKVLGLGAAFESFAQSDRSRLRSALSRRFQ, translated from the coding sequence GTGACGGAGGCGAGGTCCACGGCCATGCTGCCGACCTACCAGATCCTGCTCACCGCGCTCGGGCACAACGACGTCCACCGGCTGGTGACGCTGCTCGAGTCGTTCGACGTCGACTTCCACCGCATCCCGTGGAACGGACGGCTGTTGGCGGCGGTCCGGCGGAACGCCTTCGATGTCGTGATCGCCGGCTACCCCGCTCCCGACATGACGGTCGATTCGGCGATCGCCGCGCTGCGGGATGCGGATGCGGCGAGCCGGCACGCCGGGCTGGTGCTGTTCGCCGAGCCCGACGCCACCGGCGAGGCTCACCGGCTGCTCGGGCGCGGGGTCAACCGGGTCGTCACGCGCACCGATCCCGATCGGGTGATCCAGGAGTCGGTGCTGTCCCTGATCGACGTGCCGAGGCGATTCCAGGTGCGGGCCCCGGTGGAGATCTCCCCCGCCGCCGACCACACCACGAGCCCGGCCTGGTGCCACACCGAGAACCTCTCGATGTCCGGGATGCTGGTGAACTGCATGCGGCCGGCGCCGGTCGGCTCGCTGCTCGACTTCGCGTTGCTCTTCCCCGAGGAGGAGCGGCCGATCCGCGGCCGCGCCCGTGTCGCCCGGATCGCCAATCCCCGCCGGGAGAAGGTCCTCGGCCTGGGCGCGGCCTTCGAGTCGTTTGCGCAGTCGGACCGCTCGCGGCTGCGCAGCGCGCTGTCGAGGAGGTTCCAGTGA
- a CDS encoding hydroxymethylglutaryl-CoA synthase has product MAVGIIGYGAFIPRRRIKVEEIAKVWGADAPSFKRGLQLYEKSVPGADEDTITMSVESARNAIARAGIDPADIGCVYVGSESHPYAVKPSGTVVAEAIGAVPVVRIADLEFACKAGTEGMYLAYSLVKAGEIRYGLGIGADTSQGAPGDALEYSAAAGSASYLFGAEDDKIVAEVLHTYSWATDTPDFWRREYMHYPRHGSRFTGEPAYFRHTTNSARGILEKAGLKPADFAHAVFHQPNGKFPMKAGKMLGFTDDQLKTGWLSPWLGNTYSGASPMGLTAILDVARPGDLILLTSFGSGAGSDSFIFRATGRLPEVQGLAPRTRPQLDEHKIYLDYGSYAKLRGKIRMAE; this is encoded by the coding sequence ATGGCCGTCGGAATCATCGGTTATGGCGCATTCATCCCGAGACGACGGATCAAGGTCGAGGAGATCGCCAAGGTGTGGGGCGCCGACGCTCCCTCCTTCAAGCGCGGCCTCCAGCTCTACGAGAAGTCGGTGCCCGGGGCGGACGAGGACACGATCACGATGTCGGTCGAGAGCGCCCGCAACGCGATCGCCCGCGCCGGGATCGACCCCGCGGACATCGGCTGCGTCTACGTCGGCTCGGAGTCCCACCCGTACGCGGTCAAGCCTTCGGGCACCGTGGTCGCCGAGGCGATCGGGGCGGTGCCCGTGGTCCGGATCGCCGACCTCGAGTTCGCGTGCAAGGCCGGCACCGAAGGCATGTACCTGGCGTACTCGCTGGTCAAGGCGGGCGAGATCCGCTACGGCCTCGGCATCGGCGCCGACACCTCGCAGGGAGCGCCCGGCGACGCCCTCGAGTACTCGGCTGCGGCCGGCTCCGCCTCCTACCTGTTCGGCGCCGAGGACGACAAGATCGTCGCCGAGGTCCTGCACACCTACTCCTGGGCCACCGACACCCCCGACTTCTGGCGCCGCGAGTACATGCACTACCCGCGCCACGGCAGCCGCTTCACCGGCGAGCCGGCCTACTTCCGGCACACCACCAACTCGGCCCGCGGCATCCTCGAGAAGGCCGGCCTCAAGCCCGCCGACTTCGCCCACGCCGTCTTCCACCAGCCGAACGGCAAGTTCCCGATGAAGGCCGGCAAGATGCTCGGCTTCACCGACGACCAGCTGAAGACCGGCTGGCTGTCGCCGTGGCTCGGCAACACCTACTCCGGCGCCTCGCCGATGGGCTTGACCGCGATCCTCGACGTGGCCCGGCCCGGCGACCTCATCCTGCTGACGTCGTTCGGCTCCGGCGCCGGCTCCGACTCGTTCATCTTCCGGGCGACCGGCCGGCTCCCCGAGGTCCAGGGGCTGGCGCCGAGGACCCGGCCTCAGCTCGACGAGCACAAGATCTACCTGGACTACGGGAGCTACGCCAAGCTCCGTGGCAAGATCCGGATGGCGGAGTAG